The following are from one region of the Salvia hispanica cultivar TCC Black 2014 chromosome 1, UniMelb_Shisp_WGS_1.0, whole genome shotgun sequence genome:
- the LOC125203608 gene encoding glycine-rich RNA-binding protein 2, mitochondrial-like, translating to MACFNKVGTMLRQNISASSAISGQSSMFNAIRCMSTKLFIGGLSYGTDEQSLRDAFSSFGDVDSAKVVVDRDSGRSRGFGFVCFTSEEAANSALSAMDGQELNGRNIRVSQATERPPRNSYGGGGGGSYGGNSYGRGGGGGGGGGYGGGYGNRDDSY from the exons ATGGCATGCTTTAACAAAGTTGGAACAATGCTAAGGCAAAACATATCTGCCTCTAGTGCAATTAGTGGGCAATCCTCGATGTTTAATGCTATCCGCTGCATGTCCACCAAGCTTTTCATTGGag GGCTTTCTTACGGAACTGACGAACAGTCTCTCAGAGATGCCTTTTCTAGCTTCGGTGATGTTGACTCAG CAAAAGTTGTAGTCGACAGAGATTCTGGAAGATCAAGAGGGTTTGGTTTTGTGTGTTTCACTAGCGAAGAGGCTGCTAACTCGGCTCTATCAGCAATGGATGGACAG GAACTGAATGGTAGGAACATCCGCGTGAGCCAGGCCACGGAGAGACCTCCTCGCAATAGCTATGGTGGTGGGGGTGGTGGGAGTTATGGAGGCAATAGCTATGGccgtggtggtggtggcggcggcggcggcggttaTGGAGGCGGGTACGGCAACAGAGATGATAGTTACTAG
- the LOC125203629 gene encoding glycine-rich protein 5, protein MVTKLLLVLFLSGLVFCATNAGMLADESEASYNDEKFLGGGSGGGFGGGGGSGGGFGGGSGGGGGLGGGGGSGGGFGGGSGGGGGLGGGGGSGGGFGGGSGGGGGFGGGGGSGGGFGGGGGSGGGFGGGSGGGGGLGGGGGSGGGFGGGSGGGGGFP, encoded by the coding sequence ATGGTTACGAAGCttcttcttgttttgtttctgAGTGGCCTAGTTTTCTGCGCCACCAATGCGGGCATGCTTGCCGATGAATCCGAGGCTTCTTACAATGATGAGAAGTTCCTTGGTGGTGGCTCGGGTGGCGGGTTTGGCGGAGGTGGAGGCTCGGGTGGAGGATTTGGTGGAGGTtcgggaggaggaggaggcctTGGCGGAGGTGGAGGCTCGGGTGGAGGATTTGGTGGAGGTTCGGGAGGAGGAGGCGGTCTTGGCGGAGGTGGAGGCTCGGGTGGAGGGTTTGGCGGAGGTTCGGGTGGAGGAGGCGGTTTTGGAGGGGGTGGAGGCTCGGGTGGCGGGTttggtggaggaggaggctCGGGTGGAGGGTTTGGTGGAGGTTCGGGTGGAGGAGGTGGCCttggcggtggtggtggttcTGGCGGCGGTTTTGGTGGAGGTTCAGGCGGAGGAGGTGGATTTCCATGA
- the LOC125186403 gene encoding uncharacterized protein LOC125186403, whose product MERYGMEEVDWFKTMFDQRARWVPAYFRDFPMGSLIRTTSVSESENSFYKTFTKPRSNLVEFIMSFDHALESQRNASSKLDYLDSIGIPIMATELSFEKQASIMYTNHIFRRVQKEIVDACFHCPIDAIVKDKFFETFTLKDLYGKMWTMTDVKLIPEVHFNGRWLKSSLAKVVHGQVDIDFDLMVAANPKQLAVNKMYEVLLGFGRKFEAKIETVFAFTEGVEELGKSIESDFPVLSLVEKKSMIEEFYGHPRPIEIDVHPPKVVRTKGSCSQKKSKKEAAILNASKPKRRCGKSNEIGYHDSRNCGRQSEGKGKEKV is encoded by the exons ATGGAACGATATGGAATGGAAGAAGTGGATTGGTTTAAAACCATGTTTGATCAAAGAGCGCGTTGGGTTCCAGCTTACTTTAGGGATTTTCCAATGGGTTCTCTAATAAGGACTACTTCCGTCTCTGAAAGTGAGAATAGTTTCTATAAGACATTCACGAAGCCACGATCAAATCTTGTAGAATTTATAATGAGCTTCGATCATGCTCTGGAATCTCAAAGGAATGCCAGCTCCAAGTTGGATTATTTGGACTCAATTGGTATTCCTATTATGGCGACTGAATTGTCATTTGAGAAACAAGCATCCATAATGTACACTAACCATATTTTTAGAAGAGTGCAGAAAGAGATAGTTGATGCTTGTTTTCACTGTCCTATTGATGCTATTGTCAAAGATAAATTCTTTGAGACTTTCACTTTGAAGGACCTATATGGAAAGATGTGGACAATGAC AGACGTGAAGTTGATCCCTGAAGTTCACTTCAATGGGCGCTGGTTGAAGTCTTCTTTAGCCAAAGTAGTGCATGGACAAGTGGACATTGactttgatttgatggttgcAGCCAATCCAAAGCAGCTTGCCGTGAACAAAATGTACGAAGTACTCTTGGGATTTGGTAGAAAGTTTGAAGCCAAAATTGAAACTGTATTTGCATTCACAGAGGGCGTTGAAGAGCTAGGGAAAAGCATTGAATCAGATTTTCCAGTCCTCTCACTAGTTGAGAAGAAGAGCATGATTGAAGAATTCTATGGTCATCCAAGACCAATTGAAATTGATGTTCATCCTCCTAAAGTTGTTAGGACAAAGGGTTCATGCAGTCAAAAGAAGTCCAAAAAAGAGGCAGCCATCCTGAATGCTAGTAAACCTAAACGAAGATGTGGAAAATCCAATGAAATCGGCTACCACGACTCGAGAAATTGTGGTAGACAGAGCGAGGGCAAGGGGAAGGAGAAAGTTTGA
- the LOC125202132 gene encoding protein RALF-like 24: protein MPKPQLCALLFLHFLICGGISLSDLNSSELAGKISECAAGEELVDSESNRRALLMRRRYISYDTLRRDLVPCDRPGASYYNCKAAGVANSYSRGCEMITRCARGD, encoded by the coding sequence ATGCCCAAACCTCAGCTGTGCGCCCTTCTCTTCCTGCATTTCCTAATCTGCGGAGGGATCTCACTTTCGGATCTCAATTCCAGCGAATTGGCGGGGAAGATCAGCGAGTGCGCGGCGGGGGAGGAGCTCGTGGATTCGGAGAGCAATCGGAGGGCGCTTCTGATGCGGCGGAGATACATCAGCTACGACACGCTGAGAAGAGATTTGGTGCCGTGCGATCGCCCCGGAGCTTCGTATTACAACTGCAAGGCCGCCGGCGTCGCCAATTCCTACAGCAGAGGTTGCGAGATGATCACGAGATGCGCCAGGGGAGACTGA